One genomic window of Etheostoma spectabile isolate EspeVRDwgs_2016 chromosome 7, UIUC_Espe_1.0, whole genome shotgun sequence includes the following:
- the vwa5b1 gene encoding von Willebrand factor A domain-containing protein 5B1: protein MPGLINKENRTALPLSVSDITSCVRGYTLAMTASMTYENIEDHAIEGIFIYPLEENTIVVGFESMISSQIITLQIKDKAKLDDCYQDCCSTSNGALQSGSGHILIDEDLERTVLVVNLGLIPPMETVHILVSTSAELSTLPNGGIRVSSPPVCTPRVQRTINEEQGLSPNFSRTRDRHSCASSPHDQTPNSPQLWLSSLLEEETINSMDYEFNFQLEIRAPYLLAGVESPSHAIRADADPLARSATSVVITLADKYTYDCPVQILIYPSEPHLPHVLIENGDMTQDEYDEYLHGRSDFIKATKKDSSNERKVDVIHRRLHKDILHNPVVMLNFCPDLKSISADLRKVHGEFIFMIDRSGSMSGVNINRVKDAMVVILKSLVPGCLFNIISFGSTFKSLFPTSQKYEEEALALACEYVRKIRADMGGTNILAPLKWILRQPKFTGHPRLLFLLTDGAVSNTGKVIELVRSHARYIRCFTFGIGQSACRRLVRGLATVSKGTAEFLVDGERLQPKMIKSLKKTMSPVLSDISIEWLFPETKEVLLSPVGNTFLFPGDNLIGYSVVCDTTRYHANPKSDKRRRYSMMRSIESASSVFYHSQEEDLVKTSNDSQGFYREAPLYDSYQDSMKDNPATTEQDTMGFDSTTSPRRRAYSTNQISDYNPAKKVYTPSDPSSVVTKNPLRRAKVQELVGQMSPEHEAQWRSDYQPQLASLCASSSRGRPASCPRSLPQQEPPLQQEADSGLPFHSQPQDNSTGEDGSRSSTDSPSVGSVGDTDGYGHQLCQAETPQESQTSDLGAASRLKGDCKAVVSGLLGGKPARWEVVFDIEPFLNGREREEKVHEELWNETFHHMAGHSIIGDFEHMADKEGDIEHGSGRKYQVYAIHTSKACNILSKHTALVPIDLDTNEYLQTCIEYINSSEGLKRGSHSRSRSGSRKSRGYSIGLGRSQSGGVSEEAEDVLLPNNGEDGVSPCSTPSSAGWERCSFTEVAQRSPSVTSDQSQKSVESLFSARLALSRTRLLTRAAKGFMCRSHSKSGDSIGESDNENKDYIPLVLLQLASGAFPLDTALCDVISVPMDKLKWTSPFSSHRSNLSHTSSRRAETADDGHKSLGEPEPYQHAVGINSPFHMARSSWTDARPSSLGSPSTGAEPPLSQLSQVDGGRGSGSGGLDTSSPSGVLKRMLDPESMVWATAVALAWLEHSSASHFIEWELVAAKASMWLSAQEIPEGRDLASIKSAANQLFIIIRHWDENLQLNMLCYNPNSV, encoded by the exons ATGCCAGGACTCATTAACAAGGAGAACCGGACTGCTCTGCCCCTTAGTGTCTctgacatcacttcctgtgtcaGGGGTTATACTCTGGCCATGACAGCCTCTATGACCTATGAAAATATTGAGGACCATGCAATTGAGG ggatcTTCATTTATCCACTGGAGGAAAATACTATTGTTGTGGGGTTTGAGTCTATGATATCCAGTCAGATTATAACACTTCAAATCAAAGACAAGGCAAAACTTGACGACTGTTATCAGGATTGCTGCAGCACATCCAACGGAGCCCTTCAGAGTGGCAGCG GACACATATTGATTGATGAGGATTTGGAGAGGACAGTGTTAGTGGTTAACCTGGGGCTCATCCCTCCTATGGAGACGGTCCATATTCTGGTCAGTACCTCCGCTGAGCTCTCCACCTTGCCCAACGGCGGCATCAGGGTCTCGTCCCCACCGGTGTGCACTCCTCGGGTACAGAGGACCATCAACGAGGAGCAGGGACTATCCCCAAACTTCTCCAGAAC GCGGGACAGGCATAGTTGTGCCTCAAGTCCGCACGATCAAACTCCCAACTCCCCCCAGCTGTGGTTGTCTTCACTGCTGGAGGAAGAGACCATCAACTCCATGGACTACGAGTTTAACTTCCAGCTGGAGATACGGGCTCCCTATCTCCTCGCAG GTGTAGAGAGCCCGTCTCACGCTATCCGAGCCGATGCAGACCCTCTGGCTCGCTCTGCCACAAGCGTCGTCATCACCCTGGCTGACAAGTACACGTATGACTGTCCTGTCCAAATCCTCATCTACCCCAGCG AGCCTCATCTGCCACATGTGCTGATTGAGAACGGAGACATGACGCAGGACGAGTATGATGAGTATCTTCACGGCCGCAGCGATTTCATCAAGGCCACCAAGAAGGACTCCAGCAACGAGAGAAAA GTAGATGTCATTCACAGGCGACTCCACAAGGACATCCTCCACAACCCCGTGGTCATGTTGAACTTCTGCCCGGACCTCAAGTCCATCAGCGCCGACCTGAGGAAGGTTCACGGCGAGTTCATCTTCATGATCGACCGCAGTGGCAGCATGAGCGGTGTCAACATCAACCGTGTGAAG gatgCCATGGTGGTGATTCTCAAGAGCCTCGTTCCAGGCTGCCTTTTTAACATCATCAGCTTTGGCTCCACATTCAAATCCCTCTTCCCAACCAGCCAGAAGTACGAGGAG GAAGCACTAGCCCTGGCCTGTGAGTATGTTAGGAAGATCAGAGCCGACATGGGGGGGACCAACATCCTAGCACCGCTCAAGTGGATCCTGAGGCAGCCGAAGTTCACCGGACACCCCCGCCTGCTCTTCTTGCTCACTGACGGGGCCGTCAGCAACACAGGCAAAGTAATCGAGCTGGTCCGCAGCCACGCACGTTACATCAG ATGCTTTACGTTCGGCATAGGACAGAGCGCTTGCAGGAGGCTGGTGCGGGGACTGGCGACCGTTTCCAAAGGAACGGCAGAGTTCCTGGTTGACGGAGAAAGGCTGCAGCCCAAG ATGATAAAGTCCCTGAAGAAAACCATGTCTCCGGTCCTCAGTGACATTTCCATCGAATGGCTCTTTCCTGAGACCAAAGAAGTGCTGCTGTCCCCTGTGGGCAACACCTTCCTGTTTCCGGGGGACAATCTGATTGGCTACAGTGTGGTCTGCGACACCACCCGCTACCATGCCAACCCCAAATCT GACAAGAGGCGGCGATACAGCATGATGCGCTCCATTGAGTCAGCCAGCTCCGTGTTTTACCACTCTCAAGAGGAGGACCTGGTTAAGACGAGTAATGACAGTCAGGGGTTCTACAGGGAAGCACCTCTGTATGATTCCTACCAGGACTCTATGAAAGACAACCCTGCCACCACAGAGCAAGACACCATGG GGTTTGATAGCACGACGTCTCCAAGGAGGCGCGCATACAGCACCAACCAGATCTCTGACTACAACCCGGCAAAAAAGGTCTACACTCCAAGTGATCCCAGCTCTGTGGTGACTAAGAATCCACTGAGGAGAGCCAAAGTCCAGGAGCTGGTAGGCCAGATGAGCCCTGAGCACGAGGCCCAGTGGAGGAGCGACTACCAG CCACAACTGGCAAGCCTGTGTGCCTCGTCTTCGAGAGGACGTCCTGCCAGCTGTCCCAGGTCCCTACCTCAGCAGGAGCCCCCCCTACAGCAAGAAGCCGACTCAGGGCTTCCTTTCCATTCCCAGCCCCAGGACAACTCCACTGGGGAAGATGGATCCAGATCGTCCACTGACAGCCCTTCTGTTGGCAGCGTCGGAGACACAG ATGGCTATGGACATCAGTTATGTCAAGCAGAAACCCCTCAGGAGAGCCAGACTTCAGATCTGGGTGCAGCCAGCCGGCTGAAAGGCGACTGCAAGGCCGTGGTGTCCGGACTGCTGGGCGGGAAACCGGCGAGGTGGGAGGTCGTCTTCGATATCGAGCCCTTCCTGAACGGCCGGGAGCGGGAGGAGAAGGTTCACGAGGAGCTGTGGAACGAGACCTTCCACCACATGGCTGGACACTCCATCATAGGAGACTTTGAGCACATGGCGGATAAGGAGGGTGACATTGAGCACG GCTCTGGCCGAAAGTACCAGGTCTACGCTATTCACACCAGCAAGGCCTGCAACATACTGAGCAAACACACAGCGCTGGTTCCCATCGACCTGGACACTAATGAGTATTTGCAGACGTGCATCGAATACATAAACAGCA GTGAAGGTCTGAAGAGGGGCTCCCATTCCAGGTCTCGTTCAGGGAGCAGGAAGAGCCGAGGCTACTCCATCGGACTGGGTCGCTCTCAGTCTGGAGGCGTGTCAGAGGAAGCTGAAGATGTCCTGCTACCCAACA ATGGAGAGGATGGTGTCTCTCCCTGCAGCACCCCCTCCTCCGCCGGCTGGGAGAGATGTAGCTTCACAGAGG TCGCTCAAAGGAGTCCATCTGTGACCTCCGACCAATCCCAGAAATCGGTGGAGAGCCTTTTTTCTGCCAG GTTGGCCCTCAGCAGGACTCGTCTCCTGACCCGGGCTGCTAAAGGATTCATGTGTCGATCTCACAGCAAGTCCGGGGATTCAATTGGAGAGAGTGACAACGAGAACAAAGACTACATTCCTCTG GTGTTGTTGCAGTTGGCTAGTGGTGCATTTCCCCTGGACACAGCTCTGTGTGATGTCATTAGCGTGCCCATGGACAAGCTCAAGTGGACGTCCCCTTTCAGCAGCCACCGCAGCAACCTGTCTCACACCAGCAGCCGCCGTGCTGAGACTGCCGATGACGGACACAAATCCCTGGGTGAACCAGAACCATATCAGCACGCCGTAGGCATCAACAGCCCTTTTCATATGGCCAGGAGTTCCTGGACGGATGCAAGGCCTTCCTCATTAGGCAGTCCTTCCACCGGTGCTGAGCCCCCGCTCTCCCAACTCTCCCAGGTGGACGGTGGACGGGGCTCAGGGTCAGGCGGTTTAGACACATCATCGCCCAGCGGTGTGCTAAAGAGGATGCTGGATCCAGAGAGCATGGTGTGGGCCACAGCGGTGGCTCTTGCCTGGCTGGAGCACAGCTCCGCCAGTCATTTCATAGAGTGGGAACTGGTAGCCGCCAAAGCCAGCATGTGGTTGAGTGCGCAGGAAATCCCAGAAGGCCGAGACTTAGCCTCCATCAAGTCGGCTGCCAACCagctcttcatcatcatcagacactgGGATGAGAACCTGCAACTGAACATGCTCTGTTACAACCCTAACAGTGTCTGA